Proteins encoded within one genomic window of Cucumis sativus cultivar 9930 chromosome 3, Cucumber_9930_V3, whole genome shotgun sequence:
- the LOC101219875 gene encoding DEAD-box ATP-dependent RNA helicase 38, with product MVDDAAPGSTTNDSYCDATITHSPTTAPFVVSPLPKRGWGDEEHHDVVADTGDLSSVPSEVMESLKIEDETTLEEPIDSNITAVTTGDTPYSSASTFEDLNLSKELLKGLYVEMRFHKPSKIQAISLPMILTPPYKHLIAQAHNGSGKTTCFVLGMLSRVDVNLKAPQAFCICPTRELAMQNIEVLKKMGKYTGITSECAVPADSANYMPVSKRPPTTAQVVIGTPGTIKKWMSGRKLGVSCVKILVFDEADHMLGEDGFQDDSLRIMRDIERSSSHFQVLLFSATFDENVKNFVSRVVKDYNQLFVKKEELSLESVKQFKLICPNEQTKIRVIKDRIFELADKLGQTIIFVGTRKSAGVLHKALVDLGYDVTTIKGAMTNDIRDKIIKEFKDGLTKVLISTDLLARGFDQQQVNLVINYDLPLKHDPSSQAMKYRSSSSSEPNFEVYLHRIGRAGRFGRKGAVFNLLCGDQEIKRMDKIQKHFGSEVIEVRDTDEDIEAALKSAGLI from the exons ATGGTAGATGATGCGGCTCCAGGTTCTACCACCAATGACTCGTACTGTGACGCCACCATCACTCATTCCCCGACTACTGCCCCATTCGTAGTTTCACCATTGCCAAAACGAGGTTGGGGCGATGAAGAACACCATGATGTGGTTGCTGATACTGGAGATTTATCCTCTGTGCCGTCCGAGGTCATGGAATCCCTTAAAATTGAAGACGAAACAACGCTTGAAGAACCCATAGACTCTAACATCACAGCT GTGACAACTGGTGATACTCCATATTCATCGGCTAGTACTTTTGAGGATTTGAATCTGTCTAAGGAGTTGTTGAAGGGTTTGTATGTTGAGATGAGATTCCATAAGCCAAGTAAAATTCAAGCTATAAGTTTGCCTATGATCCTGACTCCTCCTTACAAACATTTAATTGCTCAAGCACACAATGGTTCTGGAAAGACTACATGTTTTGTGCTTGGGATGTTGAGTCGTGTTGATGTGAACTTAAAGGCTCCTCAGGCATTTTGCATATGTCCTACAAGGGAGTTAGCAATGCAA aaTATTGAGGTTCTTAAGAAAATGGGAAAATACACCGGGATAACTTCAGAGTGTGCTGTTCCCGCTGACAGTGCAAACTATATGCCAGTATCAAAGCGGCCACCCACAACTGCACAAGTTGTGATTGGAACTCCTGGCACAATAAAGAAATGGATGTCAGGGAGGAAGTTGGGAGTAAGTTGCGTGAAGATTCTTGTTTTTGATGAGGCTGATCATATGCTTGGCGAG GATGGCTTTCAGGATGATTCATTGAGAATCATGAGGGACATTGAGAGAAGTAGCTCTCATTTCCAG GTGCTTCTGTTCTCTGCTACATTCGATGAGAATGTTAAAAACTTTGTCTCTAGGGTGGTTAAAGACTACAACCAACTGTTTGTGAAGAAGGAAGAACTATCTTTGGAGAGTGTGAAGCAATTCAAGTTGATATGTCCAAATGAACAAACTAAAATTCGAGTCATAAAAGATAGAATTTTTGAACTAGCAGACAAATTGGGTCAAACAATTATATTTGTGGGCACAAGAAAGAGTGCTGGAGTGTTACACAAGGCACTAGTTGATCTTGGTTATGATGTGACTACCATCAAAGGGGCAATGACCAATGACATTAgagacaaaataataaaagagttCAAGGATGGTTTGACAAAAGTTCTTATTTCAACTGACCTTCTAGCTCGAGGCTTTGATCAGCAGCAA gtCAATCTAGTTATCAATTATGATCTTCCTCTTAAACACGATCCTTCTTCACAAGCAATGAAATACAGATCTTCCTCATCATCAGAGCCTAACTTCGAGGTGTACCTCCATCGAATTGGTCGGGCAGGTCGTTTTGGGCGCAAGG GAGCTGTGTTTAACTTGCTCTGTGGCGATCAGGAAATCAAGCGAATGGACAAAATTCAGAAGCATTTTGGCTCTGAAGTAATAGAG GTTAGAGACACTGATGAGGACATTGAAGCAGCCTTAAAATCTGCTGGATTGATTTGA
- the LOC101220111 gene encoding pistil-specific extensin-like protein → MGPLLRLTMAASLLIGCINIVAAGDVIHIGGKVLCQDCTQGWNEWINGKPLKDCKVSVTCLDERSRVMHYASDLTDELGQFDITINKFINGKKLNPKKCSVRLVSSPDLACNVMTDFAGGRSGVQLRGPSLVYRDLVKYVLGPFYFTSPMCEEPDTSGSDDNDGKY, encoded by the exons ATGGGACCTTTATTGCGCCTCACAATGGCAGCTTCACTTTTGATCGGCTGCATCAACATTGTAGCAGCCGGCGACGTCATTCATATCGGTGGAAAAGTTCTCTGCCAGGACTGCACTCAGGGCTGGAACGAGTGGATCAACGGAAAGCCTCTCAAAG ATTGTAAAGTATCTGTAACGTGTTTGGATGAGAGAAGTAGAGTGATGCATTACGCGAGCGATCTGACGGACGAATTAGGGCAATTTGATATCACTATCAACAAGTTTATTAACGGAAAGAAATTGAATCCGAAGAAATGCTCGGTGCGGCTCGTTTCGTCTCCGGATCTTGCGTGCAACGTCATGACCGATTTCGCCGGTGGTCGCTCCGGCGTTCAACTCCGGGGACCGAGCTTGGTGTACCGCGATCTTGTAAAGTATGTCCTCGGACCATTTTACTTCACTTCGCCTATGTGTGAGGAACCTGATACAAGTGGTTCCGATGATAACGACGGGAAATATTAG
- the LOC101220350 gene encoding uncharacterized protein LOC101220350 isoform X1 yields the protein MYLLERKRGKALPKQRGRAPNSNCRLWPIISAKFLIWETPPPRPPSARFSAMATRLPTTKPFSFLTSRLFPDENSLAAALIGSSRRWASSTTASPPGKSQKTEKKLVDRLSSVIDAVNDRKLPPELRGQRNSVRSETDLINVVERRIWNSMEEGQFENLPGKGKPLNLSINPHADPAEDTLYRILSKNGCAPEWVELNKEIRSNISEWRSSLKKAFESRGNGDHSIWTESKEGLQVQLQHINDKVFRYNLIVPFGRQMFGLKWEKEMDRLVE from the exons ATGTATTTATTGGAAAGAAAACGTGGCAAGGCCTTACCGAAGCAACGTGGAAGAGCTCCAAATTCCAATTGCCGTTTGTGGCCAATAATCTCTGCCAAATTCCTAATTTGGGAAACCCCTCCGCCGCGCCCACCCTCCGCTCGATTTTCCGCCATGGCGACTCGCCTTCCGACGACGAAGCCATTCTCTTTTCTAACTTCGAGATTATTTCCCGACGAAAACTCTCTGGCTGCCGCTCTCATCGGATCTAGCCGAAGGTGGGCGTCGTCGACGACGGCGTCGCCGCCGGGTAAATCACAGAAAACGGAGAAGAAGTTAGTGGACCGTCTTTCATCGGTGATAGACGCAGTCAACGACCGTAAACTCCCTCCAGAGCTCCGAGGCCAACGTAACTCTGTTAG GTCAGAAACTGATCTGATAAATGTTGTTGAGCGAAGGATTTGGAATTCCATGGAAGAAGGGCAATTTGAGAATTTACCAGGAAAAGGAAAACCTCTGAACCTGTCTATCAATCCTCATGCTGATCCGGCAGAAGACACACTGTATCGGATCTTGTCCAAGAATGGATGTGCACCTGAATGGGTTGAACTCAACAAAGAGATCAGGAGTAACATATCCGAATGGCGATCGTCGTTGAAGAAAGCATTCGAAAGTAGAGGCAATGGTGATCATTCAATATGGACTGAGAGTAAAGAGGGTTTGCAAGTTCAATTGCAACACATAAATGACAAG GTTTTTCGGTATAACTTAATAGTTCCTTTCGGGCGCCAAATGTTTGGATTGAAATGGGAGAAAGAGATGGATCGTCTAGTAGAATGA
- the LOC101220350 gene encoding uncharacterized protein LOC101220350 isoform X2: MYLLERKRGKALPKQRGRAPNSNCRLWPIISAKFLIWETPPPRPPSARFSAMATRLPTTKPFSFLTSRLFPDENSLAAALIGSSRRWASSTTASPPGKSQKTEKKLVDRLSSVIDAVNDRKLPPELRGQRNSVRSETDLINVVERRIWNSMEEGQFENLPGKGKPLNLSINPHADPAEDTLYRILSKNGCAPEWVELNKEIRSNISEWRSSLKKAFESRGNGDHSIWTESKEGLQVQLQHINDKFTLAGFSV; the protein is encoded by the exons ATGTATTTATTGGAAAGAAAACGTGGCAAGGCCTTACCGAAGCAACGTGGAAGAGCTCCAAATTCCAATTGCCGTTTGTGGCCAATAATCTCTGCCAAATTCCTAATTTGGGAAACCCCTCCGCCGCGCCCACCCTCCGCTCGATTTTCCGCCATGGCGACTCGCCTTCCGACGACGAAGCCATTCTCTTTTCTAACTTCGAGATTATTTCCCGACGAAAACTCTCTGGCTGCCGCTCTCATCGGATCTAGCCGAAGGTGGGCGTCGTCGACGACGGCGTCGCCGCCGGGTAAATCACAGAAAACGGAGAAGAAGTTAGTGGACCGTCTTTCATCGGTGATAGACGCAGTCAACGACCGTAAACTCCCTCCAGAGCTCCGAGGCCAACGTAACTCTGTTAG GTCAGAAACTGATCTGATAAATGTTGTTGAGCGAAGGATTTGGAATTCCATGGAAGAAGGGCAATTTGAGAATTTACCAGGAAAAGGAAAACCTCTGAACCTGTCTATCAATCCTCATGCTGATCCGGCAGAAGACACACTGTATCGGATCTTGTCCAAGAATGGATGTGCACCTGAATGGGTTGAACTCAACAAAGAGATCAGGAGTAACATATCCGAATGGCGATCGTCGTTGAAGAAAGCATTCGAAAGTAGAGGCAATGGTGATCATTCAATATGGACTGAGAGTAAAGAGGGTTTGCAAGTTCAATTGCAACACATAAATGACAAG TTTACACTTGCAGGTTTTTCGGTATAA
- the LOC101204280 gene encoding vacuolar protein-sorting-associated protein 37 homolog 2: protein MFKFWGSQEEQVRPPPDVSTQSWYPPSVSSSRPGTPGSTSSNHSSSQRLSDRPQSPSHVSPAEAAGIISALKDKSVDELRKLLSDKDTYNQFFLSLDQVKIQNNLRDELRKETLQLASENLEKEPRIMELRNQCSIIRTTELAAAKEKLNELDQKKEEILKLCSPASLLRRLQESMKETEEESDNLHRQLLDREIDLSSFTHKYKKLRISYHQRALIQLAARTT, encoded by the exons ATGTTCAAGTTTTG GGGATCTCAGGAGGAACAGGTCCGCCCTCCACCAGATGTTTCCACACAATCATGGTATCCACCATCTGTTAGCTCCTCTCGCCCTGGAACTCCAGGTAGCACCTCCTCCAACCATTCCAGTTCACAAAGGCTTTCTGATAGGCCACAATCTCCATCACACGTTTCACCTGCTGAAGCTGCAGGCATTATTTCTGCATTGAAAGACAAAAG TGTTGATGAGTTACGAAAGCTTTTGTCAGACAAGGATACATATAatcaatttttcctttcacTTGACCAGGTCAAAATACAGAACAAT CTGAGAGATGAGCTGCGTAAGGAGACTCTTCAGCTTGCTA gTGAGAACTTGGAAAAGGAACCACGTATCATGGAACTCAGAAATCAG TGCAGCATTATTCGGACTACTGAACTGGCTGCCGCCAAGGAGAAGCTAAATGAACTTGACCAAAAGAAAGAGGAGATTTTGAAGCTCTGTTCTCCTGCTTCACTTCTACGAAGACTTCAAG AGAGTATGAAGGAGACAGAAGAAGAGTCAGACAACCTGCACAGGCAACTTCTTGATAGAGAGATAGATTTGAGTTCTTTTACTCATAAATACAAGAAGCTTCGTATTAGTTACCACCAGCGAGCTCTCATTCAACTTGCTGCTAGAACCACCTGA
- the LOC101204526 gene encoding uncharacterized protein LOC101204526 — translation MKSVMSAPPWLEPLLTTPFFSICHTHGDSARSERNMYCLDCHSDAFCFYCRSSHHNDHQVIQIRRSSYHDVVRVAEIEDALDISGVQTYVINSARVMFLNERPQPKAGKGGAHICEICGRSLLDPFRFCSLGCKLVGVKRNGDASFNLEAKKEAMGIERREGISSRRRKGIPHRAPFGS, via the exons atg AAATCAGTAATGTCGGCGCCGCCGTGGCTTGAGCCATTGCTGACAACGCCGTTCTTCTCAATTTGTCACACGCACGGTGACTCCGCCAGAAGTGAACGGAATATGTATTGTCTTGATTGCCATTCTGATGCATTTTGCTTTTATTGTCGCTCATCACACCACAATGATCATCAAGTCATTCAG ATAAGAAGATCTTCGTATCATGATGTGGTAAGAGTAGCAGAAATTGAAGATGCATTGGATATAAGTGGAGTACAAACATATGTGATTAATAGTGCTAGAGTAATGTTTTTGAATGAAAGACCACAACCAAAAGCTGGTAAAGGAGGAGCTCatatttgtgaaatttgtGGAAGAAGTTTATTGGATCCTTTTCGTTTCTGTTCACTTGGCTGTAAG cTTGTAGGGGTAAAGAGAAATGGGGATGCAAGCTTTAACTTGGAGGCAAAGAAAGAGGCAATGGGaatagaaagaagagaaggaatttcatcaaggagaagaaaaggcaTTCCTCATAGGGCACCTTTTGGGtcctaa
- the LOC101204930 gene encoding purine-uracil permease NCS1, whose translation MVTHCINLHLHRHIFHLPPSFSTLRYRPTASPSPLPFSPITPKLLLKRRSNLQFTSPMASATANPPEDTQNEDSGKEDLRPTTLEQRTLSWPEMALLWIGLIVGVPSYYLAGSLVDLGMSWWQGIATVVAANAVTLIALILNGHPGTKYGISFPVFARSSFGIHGAHIPTLLRALIGCGWYGIETWIAGEAISLLLPQSIKKSAFSQTLPWLGTSPLAFTCFLGFWVIQLASVWKGMDGIRKLETFSAPILVFLTVCLLIWSCVKAGGFGHMLSLTSKLSFSEFWALFFPSLTANISFWATLALNIPDFTRYAKSQKDQIIGQLGLPIFMGAFTFVGVAVTSSTGVIFGHIISNPIDLLDHIGGFATKVLAIFGIILATVTTNVAANVVAPANALVNLSPSYFTFTRGALLTAVIGILFQPWRLLSSSESFVYTWLVGYSALLGPIGGVMMTDYYLIRGKELSVEDLYSTSPTAAYYYSGGFNLVAVVALVVGVLPVIPGFLEKVELVSKVPKVFSVIYGSAWFVSTFLAGFCYWGLSVLLKRRKASLRFGPPLL comes from the coding sequence ATGGTGACTCACTGCATTAACCTCCATCTCCACCGCCACATTTTCCACCTCCCTCCTTCTTTCTCCACCCTCCGCTACCGCCCCACCGCCTCTCCCTCTCCTCTACCCTTTTCTCCGATCACCCCCAAATTACTTCTCAAACGTCGCTCTAATCTTCAATTCACCTCTCCCATGGCCTCCGCCACCGCCAATCCACCGGAAGATACTCAGAACGAAGATTCCGGCAAAGAAGATCTCCGCCCAACAACGCTGGAGCAGAGAACGCTTTCGTGGCCGGAGATGGCCCTGCTCTGGATTGGCCTCATCGTTGGAGTTCCATCTTATTATCTCGCTGGAAGCTTAGTCGATCTTGGAATGTCGTGGTGGCAGGGTATTGCCACCGTCGTCGCTGCCAACGCTGTAACCTTAATTGCCCTAATTCTCAACGGCCATCCAGGTACTAAATACGGCATCTCTTTCCCTGTTTTTGCTCGATCGTCATTTGGAATCCATGGCGCACATATCCCTACACTTCTCAGAGCACTGATTGGTTGTGGGTGGTACGGCATCGAAACGTGGATCGCCGGTGAGGCCATTTCTCTTCTATTACCTCAAAGTATCAAGAAATCCGCATTTTCACAGACTCTTCCATGGTTAGGAACTTCTCCTCTTGCATTTACTTGCTTTTTAGGCTTTTGGGTTATTCAATTAGCAAGTGTTTGGAAAGGAATGGATGGAATTCGTAAACTCGAAACCTTCTCTGCTCCgattcttgtttttctcaCCGTTTGTCTCTTGATTTGGTCTTGCGTTAAAGCCGGTGGATTTGGGCATATGCTTTCTTTAACCTCCAAATTATCTTTCTCTGAATTTTGGGCTCTGTTTTTTCCTTCACTTACGGCTAATATAAGCTTTTGGGCTACTCTGGCTTTGAATATCCCTGATTTCACTCGCTATGCCAAAAGCCAAAAAGACCAAATTATCGGCCAATTGGGGCTTCCAATTTTCATGGGGGCGTTCACTTTTGTCGGCGTTGCTGTCACTTCCTCCACCGGAGTGATTTTTGGACATATAATTTCGAACCCAATCGATCTTCTTGACCATATTGGGGGTTTTGCCACTAAAGTCTTGGCAATTTTTGGGATTATTTTAGCCACCGTGACCACAAATGTCGCCGCCAATGTGGTGGCGCCAGCCAATGCGTTGGTGAATCTCAGTCCTTCTTATTTCACTTTCACCAGAGGGGCTCTTCTGACTGCTGTGATCGGAATTCTGTTTCAGCCATGGAGACTTTTGAGCTCGAGTGAGAGCTTCGTTTACACTTGGCTTGTAGGGTATTCAGCACTGTTGGGTCCGATCGGCGGCGTGATGATGACGGATTACTATTTGATACGGGGGAAGGAACTGAGTGTTGAGGATCTGTACTCTACGAGTCCGACAGCGGCTTATTACTACTCCGGTGGGTTTAATTTAGTAGCTGTGGTGGCGCTGGTGGTCGGAGTGTTGCCGGTGATACCTGGATTTTTGGAGAAGGTGGAGCTTGTGTCGAAAGTTCCGAAAGTATTCAGTGTTATATATGGGAGTGCATGGTTTGTGAGTACGTTTTTGGCTGGATTTTGCTATTGGGGTCTCTCTGTTTTGTTGAAACGGCGAAAAGCTTCTCTCCGCTTTGGGCCTCCTCTGCTTTGA
- the LOC101220578 gene encoding protein DMR6-LIKE OXYGENASE 1, whose product MAPGLAVENGNTLMASEPQMYQKGVKHLCDNGLNKLPSKYILPNSDRPDTSDYSPHLHVSGPLQLPLIDFAQLLGPNRHHVIHSLTKACQEYGFFQVINHGISNDVITNMREVCSKFFELPYEERAKYMSSDMHATVRYGTSFNQNKDNVYCWRDFLKLTCNPNDLHQLLSGWPSSPSGFKDSASTYVEETRGLFLSLVKAIVESLGKEIDENEEQLLLNEFENGSQLMVVNCYPKCPEPELTLGMPPHSDYGFLTLLLQDQVEGLQIHYKQKWVTVQPLPNSFVVNIGDHLEIFSNGKYKSVLHRVVVNAKKTRISVATLHSLPFDSIIKPWPKLVNEENPRLYRDTDFGTFLEYISSCEPKRKNFLESRKIIH is encoded by the exons ATGGCTCCGGGATTGGCAGTTGAAAATGGCAATACCCTTATGGCATCAGAACCTCAAATGTATCAAAAGGGTGTCAAACATCTTTGCGACAATGGCTTAAATAAGCTCCCTTCTAAATACATCCTCCCCAACTCTGACCGCCCCGACACTTCTGACTACTCTCCCCACCTTCACGTCTCCGGACCTCTCCAACTTCCCCTCATTGACTTTGCACAACTCCTTGGCCCCAACCGTCACCATGTCATTCATTCCCTCACCAAAGCTTGCCAAGAATATGGCTTTTTTCAG GTAATAAACCATGGAATTTCAAATGATGTGATAACAAACATGAGAGAGGTTTGTTCAAAATTCTTCGAGCTGCCATACGAGGAAAGAGCCAAATACATGTCATCCGACATGCATGCGACAGTACGTTATGGGACGAGCTTCAACCAAAACAAAGACAATGTTTATTGTTGGAGAGACTTCTTGAAGTTAACTTGTAACCCTAATGATCTTCACCAACTTCTCTCCGGCTGGCCGTCGTCTCCATCCGGATTCAAAGACTCTGCGTCAACGTACGTGGAGGAAACTCGAGGGCTGTTTTTGAGTTTGGTGAAAGCCATTGTTGAAAGCTtgggaaaagaaatagatgagAATGAAGAACAATTATTGTTAAATGAGTTTGAAAATGGAAGCCAATTAATGGTCGTGAATTGTTATCCAAAATGTCCCGAGCCAGAGCTAACCCTAGGAATGCCACCTCATTCTGATTATGGCTTTCTTACACTTCTTCTTCAAGATCAAGTTGAAGGACTTCAAATtcattacaaacaaaaatgggtCACTGTTCAACCTTTGCCAAATTCCTTTGTTGTCAACATTGGTGATCATCTAGAG ATATTCAGCAATGGAAAATACAAGAGTGTTCTACATAGGGTTGTGGTTAATGCAAAGAAGACAAGAATTTCAGTGGCAACATTACATAGTCTTCCATTTGATTCAATAATAAAGCCATGGCCAAAGCTTGTGAATGAAGAAAATCCAAGGCTTTATAGGGACACTGATTTTGGTACCTTCCTTGAGTACATTTCCTCTTGCGAGCCTAAGAGGAAGAACTTCTTAGAATCTAGGAAAATTATTCATTAA